The Rhodobacteraceae bacterium M382 genome window below encodes:
- a CDS encoding type II secretion system F family protein has translation MLKDKGLFVSDLNDKGDARSRQTARAEGRSGGWFGSLRGGLRGRLNADLQMVLTRQMAVLLGAELPVEAALDAVRASGHTPVMDGVVARTKVALLEGSPVSDALEQSGAGFPRYYIAALRAGENAGDLATVFAELADHLEDAGADRAQISTALVYPAFVAVVSLLVCAILMTSVAPEIVSMFEVSGRPLPELTQVVLGITDWIRMHLVGLAVAAVALVVGSVAMARVPWLRVRRDAVLLRLPLVGRLIRRGAAVQYLRTLALVLTSRHAVLTATESAAGVLTLAQFRAEAEQVSEAVRTGESLSVALEQLSFIPAVARQLVSAGEMSARLARMTERSAVLVENTLSTERKRIAALLEPMLMMLVGGFVLVVVLAVLLPIFDLQAMVSV, from the coding sequence ATGCTCAAGGACAAGGGGCTGTTCGTCTCGGACCTGAACGACAAGGGCGACGCCCGGAGCCGACAGACGGCACGGGCAGAGGGGCGCTCCGGGGGGTGGTTTGGCAGCCTGCGCGGCGGTTTGCGGGGGCGGCTGAATGCGGATCTGCAGATGGTTCTGACCCGGCAGATGGCGGTGCTTCTGGGTGCGGAGCTGCCGGTCGAGGCGGCGCTGGATGCGGTGCGGGCCTCGGGGCATACGCCGGTGATGGACGGGGTCGTGGCACGCACCAAGGTGGCGCTGCTCGAAGGCAGCCCGGTGTCGGATGCGCTGGAACAAAGCGGCGCGGGCTTTCCGCGCTATTATATTGCCGCGCTGCGGGCGGGGGAAAATGCCGGGGATCTGGCGACGGTGTTTGCCGAACTGGCCGATCATCTGGAAGATGCCGGGGCCGACCGGGCGCAGATCTCGACCGCGCTGGTCTATCCCGCGTTTGTGGCGGTGGTGTCGTTGTTGGTCTGTGCCATCCTGATGACCAGCGTCGCCCCCGAAATCGTTTCGATGTTCGAAGTGTCGGGTCGGCCCCTGCCGGAGCTGACCCAGGTGGTTCTGGGCATCACCGACTGGATCCGGATGCATCTGGTGGGGCTGGCCGTGGCGGCGGTGGCGCTGGTGGTGGGGAGTGTCGCCATGGCGCGGGTGCCCTGGCTGCGGGTCCGGCGCGATGCGGTACTGTTGCGGCTGCCGCTGGTGGGGCGGCTGATCCGGCGCGGGGCGGCGGTGCAATACCTGCGCACCCTGGCGCTGGTGCTGACCAGCCGGCATGCGGTGCTGACGGCCACCGAAAGCGCTGCGGGTGTTCTGACGCTCGCGCAGTTCCGGGCAGAGGCGGAGCAGGTGTCCGAGGCGGTGCGCACGGGCGAAAGCCTGTCCGTCGCACTGGAGCAGCTGAGTTTTATTCCGGCGGTGGCGCGGCAATTGGTGTCGGCCGGCGAGATGTCGGCCCGGCTGGCGCGGATGACCGAACGCAGCGCGGTGCTGGTGGAAAACACGCTGTCGACCGAACGCAAACGCATCGCGGCGCTGCTGGAGCCGATGCTGATGATGCTGGTGGGCGGATTTGTTCTGGTGGTGGTGCTGGCGGTGCTGTTGCCGATCTTTGATCTGCAGGCGATGGTCTCGGTCTGA
- a CDS encoding type II secretion system protein M — translation MTQRFIDMLLRLSPRERALLGLLGAVVLPALIWMAVIAPLQTRHAAALQARSDIRALGSWVVGRTAEQVRLGGDMGGAAGSQRVPPLGISGLEQSLVAAGLRTAVSELGGQADGRIELRFDRVPFTDLAGWLSHSDPDWGYDITAFRLERGEEPGLVAVDLTLEPQG, via the coding sequence ATGACACAGCGGTTCATCGACATGCTGTTGCGGCTCAGCCCGCGGGAACGCGCCCTGTTGGGGCTGCTGGGGGCGGTGGTTCTGCCGGCGCTGATCTGGATGGCGGTGATCGCGCCGCTTCAGACCCGCCACGCGGCGGCGCTCCAGGCCCGGAGCGACATCCGGGCGCTGGGGAGCTGGGTTGTCGGACGCACGGCCGAACAGGTTCGGCTTGGGGGTGACATGGGCGGGGCTGCCGGATCACAGCGGGTGCCGCCGCTGGGGATCAGCGGTCTGGAACAGAGCCTGGTGGCTGCGGGGCTGCGCACGGCGGTGAGCGAATTGGGCGGGCAGGCGGATGGCCGGATCGAACTGCGCTTTGACAGGGTGCCCTTTACCGATCTGGCGGGCTGGCTGTCGCACTCGGATCCGGACTGGGGGTATGACATCACGGCCTTCCGGCTCGAGCGCGGTGAAGAACCGGGGCTGGTCGCCGTCGATCTCACGCTCGAGCCGCAGGGGTAG
- the tadA gene encoding Flp pilus assembly complex ATPase component TadA yields MTSPRAETTRRSRPGSGSTDSNARLPFAFARDQQVMLEDGRLIAGPGMTVLGLSEARRRAGQALEIVEESQAGFEAALTRLYQRDEAGEGEGLSFDLEDQGQSTRQRDLLEDTEDAPVIQLVNTLLRRAVSAGASDLHVEPHEEGLRIRMRVDGFLQTTMDRSDVPVRKIVSRLKVMAGLDIAETRLPQDGRIPLRLGGRLIDTRVSSLPGKYGERIVLRILDRQAGLRGLDQLGLSPTQVGLLERLSSLPNGIILATGPTGSGKTTTLYSLLKLANSEERNIVTVEDPVEYDLNGISQSQINAEIGMTFAAGLRATLRQDPDVILVGEIRDSETASVAAQASLTGHLVFSSLHANGSVGAVVRLRDLGLDNFLIASTLRGVIAQRLLRRLCEACKQAAPPSPTEAAHFTRHNMAVPDRIHAPVGCPTCDGSGYAGRIGVFEMIEVDEALRTAIDDGVSEGALKQIVLSEEETLVGQGLIEVAAGHTSLAETLRVVGDVA; encoded by the coding sequence ATGACCTCGCCCAGAGCCGAAACTACCCGCCGCTCCCGACCCGGCTCCGGTTCGACGGACAGTAACGCGCGGCTGCCCTTTGCCTTTGCCCGTGACCAGCAGGTGATGTTGGAGGACGGACGGCTGATCGCCGGGCCCGGCATGACCGTGCTGGGGCTGAGCGAGGCGCGCCGCCGCGCGGGTCAGGCGCTGGAGATTGTCGAGGAAAGCCAGGCCGGATTTGAAGCGGCGCTGACACGGCTGTATCAGCGCGACGAAGCGGGCGAGGGCGAAGGTCTTTCCTTTGATCTCGAAGATCAGGGCCAATCCACCCGCCAGCGCGACCTGTTGGAAGACACCGAGGACGCGCCCGTCATCCAGTTGGTCAACACGCTGTTGCGGCGTGCGGTGTCGGCCGGGGCGTCGGATTTGCATGTGGAACCGCATGAGGAGGGGCTGCGAATCCGGATGCGGGTGGATGGATTCCTGCAGACCACGATGGATCGTTCGGATGTGCCGGTGCGCAAGATCGTCTCGCGGCTCAAGGTGATGGCGGGGCTGGATATTGCCGAAACCCGCCTGCCACAGGATGGCCGTATCCCGCTGCGTCTGGGCGGGCGGCTGATCGACACGCGGGTGTCATCGCTGCCGGGCAAATATGGCGAACGCATCGTGCTGCGGATCCTCGACCGACAGGCGGGGCTGCGGGGGTTGGATCAGCTGGGGCTGTCGCCGACACAGGTGGGGCTGCTGGAACGGCTTTCGAGCCTGCCCAACGGGATCATCCTGGCCACCGGCCCGACCGGGTCGGGCAAAACCACGACGCTGTATTCCCTGCTCAAGCTGGCCAATAGCGAAGAACGCAATATCGTCACCGTCGAAGACCCGGTGGAATATGATCTGAACGGCATCAGCCAAAGCCAGATCAACGCCGAGATCGGCATGACATTCGCCGCCGGTCTGCGTGCCACCCTGCGCCAGGATCCGGATGTGATCCTGGTGGGGGAAATCCGCGACAGCGAAACCGCATCCGTGGCGGCCCAGGCCTCGTTGACCGGGCATCTGGTGTTTTCCTCGCTGCATGCCAATGGCTCGGTCGGGGCGGTGGTGCGGCTCAGGGATCTGGGGCTGGACAATTTCCTGATCGCCTCGACCCTGCGCGGGGTGATTGCGCAGCGGTTGCTGCGGCGGCTGTGCGAGGCCTGCAAACAGGCCGCGCCTCCCAGCCCCACCGAGGCGGCGCATTTCACCCGACATAATATGGCCGTGCCGGATCGGATTCATGCACCGGTGGGCTGTCCGACCTGCGATGGCAGCGGCTATGCCGGGCGGATCGGGGTCTTTGAGATGATCGAGGTGGACGAGGCGCTGCGCACCGCCATTGACGACGGCGTGTCGGAAGGCGCGCTGAAGCAGATCGTGCTGAGCGAAGAGGAAACGCTGGTCGGTCAGGGGCTGATCGAAGTGGCGGCGGGCCACACCAGCCTGGCCGAAACCCTGCGCGTGGTCGGGGATGTGGCGTGA
- the gspD gene encoding type II secretion system secretin GspD, whose amino-acid sequence MQFFKRLRALVVALILTGTGMLATNSPVQAQVALDLRDADLRSFVQIVSEATGRSFVLDPAIRGTVTVLAPREMSSAALYEVFLNVLELNRLAVVQGNGADRIVPMNVARELAPGEDGGTGIIGADGYETRVISVRYVSLSEIVEVVRPLLPSEAVITPVPAANLLILSDRGANFRRIERLIQRLDVPRAEPVEMIRLNNANATEVQQVIQSLGIVPQGASVSVDRRSNSLVVSGSVALREQVRTLSNRLDTQGGRLDSRVEQLNYAEAATLADVVLRSFSQDQRGDEQAIRIVPEPRTNSMLITAPSETMPHIVAMIRHLDRRPVQVLVEAVIFEMSVQGFSDLSVQFGAVLNNAVVGGAQFTLEGRPSLTSLVSSVINGTTPNAGPGGILGGAKRNGDNGFVGLLTAIAATNSTRLLSTPSIMTLNNQEAEIVVAQNVPFVTGSFTSTGDGSNPENPFQTIERQDVGLTLNVTPQINADETVRMIIKQEVSNLTNTTSASGGEITARRALSTTVLVSDGNVVMLGGLLENGSGAVSQKVPGLSNLPLVGGLFEGKNAERDQRVLLVMLRPQVVNSDAEAERLTRKAARDARNASLAAQPIDSGRYPRAPSQALPFDGANLNQPFDAGFIDDLAQSRNYPPLPTRLRFDGQ is encoded by the coding sequence ATGCAGTTTTTCAAACGCCTTCGCGCCCTTGTTGTGGCCCTGATCCTGACCGGAACAGGGATGCTGGCGACGAATTCCCCCGTCCAGGCCCAGGTCGCCCTGGACCTGCGCGACGCCGATCTGCGCAGTTTTGTCCAGATCGTCTCCGAAGCAACCGGGCGCAGCTTTGTGCTGGATCCGGCCATTCGCGGCACCGTGACGGTGCTGGCTCCGCGGGAGATGTCTTCGGCGGCGCTCTATGAGGTGTTCCTCAATGTTCTGGAGCTCAACCGATTGGCCGTGGTTCAGGGCAATGGGGCGGATCGGATCGTGCCGATGAACGTCGCCCGAGAATTGGCCCCCGGAGAGGATGGCGGAACCGGTATCATCGGGGCCGATGGCTATGAAACACGTGTGATTTCAGTACGCTACGTGTCACTGAGCGAGATTGTCGAAGTGGTGCGGCCGCTGTTGCCATCCGAAGCGGTGATCACGCCGGTGCCGGCTGCCAATCTGCTGATCCTGTCCGACCGCGGGGCCAATTTCCGCCGCATCGAACGGTTGATCCAGCGTCTGGATGTGCCGCGGGCGGAACCGGTCGAGATGATTCGATTGAACAATGCCAATGCCACCGAAGTGCAGCAGGTGATCCAGTCGCTGGGGATCGTGCCGCAGGGGGCCAGCGTGAGCGTGGACCGGCGTTCGAATTCGCTGGTGGTGTCGGGATCGGTGGCGCTGCGCGAACAGGTGCGGACCCTGTCCAACCGGCTTGATACCCAGGGCGGGCGGCTCGACAGCCGGGTCGAACAGCTCAACTATGCCGAAGCGGCGACGCTGGCAGATGTGGTGCTGCGCAGTTTTTCCCAGGACCAGCGCGGCGACGAACAGGCGATCCGTATCGTGCCGGAACCGCGGACCAATTCGATGCTGATCACCGCCCCGTCAGAGACCATGCCGCATATCGTGGCGATGATCCGCCATCTGGACCGGCGCCCCGTGCAGGTGCTGGTCGAAGCGGTGATCTTTGAAATGTCGGTCCAGGGGTTTTCCGATCTGTCGGTGCAATTTGGCGCGGTGCTCAACAATGCGGTTGTGGGCGGGGCGCAATTCACCCTGGAAGGCCGTCCCAGCCTGACCAGCCTGGTGTCGAGCGTGATCAATGGCACGACCCCCAATGCGGGTCCCGGTGGCATTCTGGGCGGGGCCAAACGCAATGGGGACAATGGCTTTGTCGGCCTGTTGACCGCCATTGCCGCGACCAACAGCACCCGGTTGCTGTCGACCCCGTCGATCATGACGCTCAACAACCAGGAAGCTGAAATCGTGGTGGCGCAGAATGTGCCCTTTGTTACCGGATCGTTCACCTCGACCGGGGATGGCAGCAATCCGGAAAACCCGTTCCAGACCATCGAACGTCAGGATGTGGGGCTGACGCTGAATGTGACGCCGCAGATCAACGCCGATGAAACCGTGCGCATGATCATCAAACAGGAAGTGTCGAACCTGACCAATACAACCTCGGCCTCGGGCGGCGAAATCACCGCCCGGCGCGCCCTGTCGACCACGGTGTTGGTGAGCGATGGCAATGTTGTCATGCTGGGCGGTTTGCTGGAAAATGGCTCGGGGGCGGTCAGCCAGAAGGTGCCCGGCCTGTCGAATCTGCCGTTGGTGGGCGGGCTGTTCGAGGGCAAGAATGCCGAACGCGATCAGCGGGTGCTGCTGGTGATGCTGCGCCCGCAGGTGGTGAATTCGGATGCCGAAGCCGAACGTCTGACGCGCAAGGCGGCGCGGGATGCGCGCAACGCAAGCCTTGCGGCACAGCCGATCGATAGTGGAAGATACCCGCGTGCGCCCAGTCAGGCCCTGCCGTTTGACGGGGCAAACCTGAACCAACCCTTTGATGCCGGATTCATCGATGACCTCGCCCAGAGCCGAAACTACCCGCCGCTCCCGACCCGGCTCCGGTTCGACGGACAGTAA